CCACACCCGCGTTCACCATGCTGATGGCCGCGCTCCCCGGGATCGGCACCTGGCTCAGGATGCCGCTGGTGAGGGTGATGGAGCCGCCGTCGCGCACGTGCTCCATCCCCAGCCGCACCAGGTTGACCTGCCCCATCAGCTTGTTCGCCAGGCTGAAGGCGAAGTCGTCGTCGCTCAGCTCCGCCAGCGGGTTGAAGCGCGCGCTCCCCGCGCACGACACCATGGCGTCCACTTCGCCCACTTTTTCGAAAAGCTGGCGGATCGATTCGGGGCGCGAGATGTCGGCCTGTACGTCGCCGCTCCTGCTTCCCACGCGGATCACCTCGTGCTCGCCGAACGCGTCCGCCACCGCGCTCCCGATGGTCCCCGTCGCACCGATCACCAGCACTCTCATCGCACTACCCTCCGCCGCGGGAATGACGAACTGCCGGCTCTCACGTTGCCGCCGCGGGGGTCGCGGTGCAAGGGGAGCTCACACCCGCTCGATGATCGTCGCCACGCCCTGGCCGCCCGCGATGCAGAGGGTGACGACCGCGGTGGCGAGGCCGCGGCGCTCCAGCTCGTCCAGCGCCGTGCCCAGGAGCATCGCCCCCGTGGCGCCAAGCGGATGGCCGAGCGCGATGGCGCCGCCGTTGACGTTCACCCGCTCCGGGTCGAGCGCCAGGTTGCGCATCACCTGCAGCGGGACGGCGGCGAACGCCTCGTTGATCTCCCACAGGTCCACGTCGCCCGTCTCCATCCCCGCCTTGCGCAGCGCCTTGCGCGCGGTCTCGGTGGGGGCGGTGAGCATGATGAGCGGGTCCTCCGCGTACACGGCCATGGAGCGGATGCGCGCGCGCGGCTTCACCCCCGTGCGCCGCACGTACCCCTCCGAGGCCAGGAGCACGGCCGCGGCTCCATCGACGATGCCGCTCGAGTTGCCGGCGGTGTGCAGGTGCTCCACCCGCGCGGCGTGCGGATAGCGCTGCAGGATCAGCTCGTCCATAGTCTCGCCGTTCGGCCCGGCCGGCGTTGCGCCCAGCTCGGTGAAGGCGGGGGGGAGGGCCGCCAGCGCCTCCATGGTCGTCTCGGGGCGCGGAAACTCATCGCGCTCCAGCGCCACGTCGCCCGTATCCGGGTCCGTGACGGGGAAGAGGGCGCGGCCGAAGTGGCACGACCGCTGTGCGACCGCCGCGCGGCGCTGGCTCTCCAGCGCGAAGGCGTCCAGCTCCTCGCGCGTGAAGCCCTCCAGCGTGGCGATCAGGTCGGCGCTGATCCCCTGCGGCACCTGGAAGTGGCGGCGGCGGAGGTGCGGGTTCATCCCGTCGCCCTGCGCGCCGTCGGAGCCCATCGGCTGGCGCGACATGCTCTCCACGCCGCCGCCCACCACGAGGTCCTGCGCGCCGCTCATTACCCCCATCGCCGCGAAGTTCACGGCCTGCAGTCCCGATCCGCAGAAGCGGTTGAGCGACACGCCGCCCACGTGCAGCGGCCAGTCGGCCAGGAGCACCGCCTGGCGAGCGATGTTGGCGCCCTGCTCCCCCGCCTGGCTCACGCACCCCACCACCACGTCGTCCACCTCGGCGGGGTCGGTGCCGGTGCGCTCGGCCAGCCGGCGCAGCGTCTGGGCGAGGAGCTCCTGTGGATGGATGTCGGTGAGCGCGCCCTTGCCGCGCTTGCCCCGGCCGCGCGGGGTGCGCACCGCGTCGATGATGTATCCCTGTGACATCGCTCTCCTCCTGGTTCAGACGCCGGCGAGCGCCGGCCGCGGGGCCGCGGACCGGCCGCCTCGGTTCATGATATGGACTGCCTCGCCCAGCGAGTGCTTGAACGCTTCCAGCACCC
This is a stretch of genomic DNA from Longimicrobium sp.. It encodes these proteins:
- a CDS encoding acetyl-CoA C-acetyltransferase, which produces MSQGYIIDAVRTPRGRGKRGKGALTDIHPQELLAQTLRRLAERTGTDPAEVDDVVVGCVSQAGEQGANIARQAVLLADWPLHVGGVSLNRFCGSGLQAVNFAAMGVMSGAQDLVVGGGVESMSRQPMGSDGAQGDGMNPHLRRRHFQVPQGISADLIATLEGFTREELDAFALESQRRAAVAQRSCHFGRALFPVTDPDTGDVALERDEFPRPETTMEALAALPPAFTELGATPAGPNGETMDELILQRYPHAARVEHLHTAGNSSGIVDGAAAVLLASEGYVRRTGVKPRARIRSMAVYAEDPLIMLTAPTETARKALRKAGMETGDVDLWEINEAFAAVPLQVMRNLALDPERVNVNGGAIALGHPLGATGAMLLGTALDELERRGLATAVVTLCIAGGQGVATIIERV
- a CDS encoding short chain dehydrogenase; this translates as MRVLVIGATGTIGSAVADAFGEHEVIRVGSRSGDVQADISRPESIRQLFEKVGEVDAMVSCAGSARFNPLAELSDDDFAFSLANKLMGQVNLVRLGMEHVRDGGSITLTSGILSQVPIPGSAAISMVNAGVEAFARAAALEAPRGIRVNTVSPPWVSETLVQMGRDPSGGLPAATVAKAYLSSVHDDVNGTVIDARRFA